A region of bacterium DNA encodes the following proteins:
- a CDS encoding DEAD/DEAH box helicase — MNTKPSEFAAFALEPRLLAAVTKAGYTKPTPIQQKAIPVVMEGYDVLGIAQTGTGKTAAFMLPIAHRLANGPRLMGPRGPRCLILAPTRELADQIGQAGAQFGGVVGLSGAALYGGMSKRPQDEKLRRGVDVVVACPGRLLDHVDSGTIDLRGIEVLVLDEADQMCDMGFLPDVRRIIAQLPTQRQTLFFSATMPKDIRQLADQILRDPVVVEIGHSRPAATVSHALYPMRENIKGPLLLEMLEREATGKVLIFTRTKRRARHLAEILEQKGHRVSALQGNMTQNRRQAALDGFRKERFDILVATDLAARGIDISAISHVINYDMPSTVEAYTHRIGRTGRAELTGEAFTFTTPEDEPLVRGIERVLGTRIERRLLDGFDYGSTPPRQGRPRMERDGNWTPRGESGPVAAAKPAARRSGGRGAGTGGSSGAGARSGGNGGTGGRPAAQGQSGPRRTFGRPR; from the coding sequence TTGAATACGAAGCCTTCCGAATTCGCCGCTTTCGCCCTTGAGCCCCGCCTGCTGGCGGCGGTCACCAAGGCCGGCTACACCAAGCCCACGCCCATCCAGCAGAAGGCCATCCCGGTCGTCATGGAAGGGTACGATGTGCTGGGTATCGCCCAGACCGGCACCGGCAAGACGGCGGCGTTCATGCTGCCCATCGCCCATCGCCTGGCCAACGGCCCGCGCCTGATGGGCCCCCGCGGCCCGCGCTGCCTCATCCTGGCGCCGACGCGCGAACTGGCCGACCAGATCGGGCAGGCCGGCGCGCAGTTCGGCGGTGTCGTGGGCCTGAGCGGCGCGGCGCTGTACGGCGGTATGAGCAAGCGTCCGCAGGACGAGAAGCTGCGGCGCGGCGTCGACGTGGTGGTAGCCTGCCCCGGCCGGCTGCTCGACCACGTGGATAGCGGCACCATCGACCTGCGCGGCATCGAGGTGCTGGTGCTTGATGAGGCCGACCAGATGTGCGACATGGGATTTTTGCCCGACGTGCGGCGCATCATCGCGCAGCTGCCGACGCAGCGGCAGACGCTGTTCTTCTCGGCCACCATGCCGAAGGACATCCGCCAGCTGGCCGACCAGATCCTGCGCGATCCCGTGGTCGTGGAAATCGGCCATTCGCGGCCGGCAGCCACCGTCTCGCACGCGCTGTACCCCATGCGCGAGAACATCAAGGGTCCGCTGCTGCTCGAGATGCTCGAGCGCGAGGCCACCGGCAAGGTGCTCATCTTCACGCGCACCAAGCGTCGTGCCCGCCACCTGGCCGAGATCCTGGAGCAGAAGGGCCACCGCGTGTCCGCACTGCAGGGCAACATGACGCAGAACCGCCGCCAGGCCGCACTCGACGGCTTCCGCAAGGAACGCTTCGACATCCTGGTAGCGACCGACCTGGCCGCGCGCGGCATCGACATCAGCGCCATCTCGCACGTGATCAACTACGACATGCCGTCGACGGTCGAAGCTTACACCCACCGCATCGGCCGCACCGGCCGCGCGGAACTGACGGGCGAGGCCTTCACCTTCACGACTCCGGAAGACGAGCCGCTCGTGCGCGGCATCGAGCGCGTGCTGGGCACGCGCATCGAGCGCCGGCTCCTGGATGGCTTCGATTACGGCTCCACGCCGCCGCGTCAGGGCCGCCCGCGCATGGAGCGCGACGGCAACTGGACGCCGCGCGGCGAGAGCGGGCCGGTGGCGGCTGCGAAGCCGGCGGCGCGCCGGAGCGGTGGACGCGGGGCTGGTACGGGTGGTTCGTCGGGCGCGGGGGCGCGCTCGGGCGGTAACGGCGGCACGGGCGGCAGGCCGGCGGCGCAGGGACAGAGCGGGCCGCGGCGGACGTTTGGGCGGCCGCGGTAG
- a CDS encoding ABC transporter permease subunit, with the protein MMDDIRAVFWKEWREFGVFSGGRRELGLILFIAVIGIYVPFEMGIQWVESPLLLMIWAWLPTLLAGPLAADSFAGERERHTLETLLSSRLPDHAILFGKLAALATYALAITWIVMLVGIVTVNVAHGHGALILYAPLNFAGSIGVSILGAVMASGFGTLVSLRSATARQAQQLLGRLPIVLVLLAAIGAKVIPHAWQTRVSADIAAAGVAPLIATGLCVIGALAAIVVRLAVLKFRRAGAILD; encoded by the coding sequence ATGATGGACGATATCCGGGCCGTCTTCTGGAAGGAATGGCGGGAATTCGGCGTGTTCTCCGGAGGCCGGCGCGAGTTGGGCCTGATCCTGTTCATTGCCGTCATCGGTATCTATGTGCCGTTCGAAATGGGTATCCAATGGGTGGAGTCCCCGCTGTTGCTGATGATCTGGGCATGGCTTCCCACGCTTCTGGCCGGTCCGCTTGCGGCGGATTCGTTTGCCGGCGAGCGCGAGAGGCACACCCTGGAGACGTTGCTCTCCAGTCGGCTACCGGATCACGCCATCCTTTTCGGGAAGCTCGCGGCGCTGGCCACCTATGCGCTGGCGATCACCTGGATCGTCATGCTCGTCGGGATCGTGACGGTCAACGTGGCGCATGGGCACGGGGCGCTGATTCTCTATGCGCCGTTGAACTTCGCCGGCAGCATCGGAGTCAGCATCCTGGGCGCGGTGATGGCGTCCGGATTCGGAACACTGGTCTCGCTGAGGTCGGCCACGGCTCGCCAGGCCCAGCAGTTGCTCGGTCGGTTGCCGATCGTGCTGGTTCTTCTGGCCGCGATCGGCGCCAAGGTGATTCCCCACGCCTGGCAGACCCGCGTTTCGGCGGACATCGCGGCGGCCGGAGTGGCCCCGTTGATCGCAACCGGTCTCTGCGTGATCGGCGCCCTGGCGGCGATCGTGGTTCGGCTTGCCGTCCTGAAGTTCAGGCGTGCGGGGGCGATTCTGGACTAG
- a CDS encoding HigA family addiction module antidote protein → MVRVPTHREPTHPGEMLLEEFLKPLGISQRDLADGIHVPYQRVNELVNQRRGMTPSTALRLSRYFGNSADFWMSLQYRWDLYWAMQSEESELKKIRPVRVGG, encoded by the coding sequence ATGGTGCGCGTCCCGACACATCGAGAGCCGACCCATCCGGGCGAGATGCTTCTTGAGGAGTTCCTCAAGCCGCTGGGCATCTCGCAGCGGGATCTGGCCGATGGCATCCATGTCCCGTACCAGCGGGTCAACGAGCTGGTCAACCAGCGTCGCGGGATGACGCCGAGTACGGCGCTCCGCTTGTCGCGCTATTTCGGCAATAGTGCCGACTTCTGGATGTCGCTGCAGTACCGCTGGGACCTGTACTGGGCCATGCAGAGCGAGGAGTCCGAGCTGAAGAAGATCCGTCCGGTGCGGGTGGGCGGCTAG
- a CDS encoding sigma-70 family RNA polymerase sigma factor, with the protein MSLPTKAEVTRLLLGRGALEHEQLLELLYAELRGAAGRLMARERDAHTLQPTALVHEAWLRLVDQDRIAWTDRAHFYGIAARCMRQVLVDHARARAADKRGGGWAQVTLDEGLLAGERRELELLGLDEALSRLAELDPRAAQVVERRVFGGMTIEEIAADLGVSPRTIDGDWATARLWLARELENT; encoded by the coding sequence ATGTCCCTGCCCACCAAAGCCGAGGTCACCCGCCTGCTCCTGGGCCGCGGCGCCCTGGAACACGAGCAGCTCCTGGAGCTGCTCTACGCCGAGTTGCGCGGCGCCGCCGGTCGGCTCATGGCGCGCGAACGCGACGCCCACACCCTGCAACCCACCGCCCTGGTGCACGAGGCGTGGCTGCGCCTGGTGGACCAGGATCGCATCGCCTGGACCGACCGCGCCCACTTCTACGGCATCGCCGCGCGCTGCATGCGGCAGGTGCTGGTCGACCATGCGCGGGCCCGCGCTGCGGACAAGAGGGGCGGCGGCTGGGCGCAGGTCACGCTCGACGAAGGCTTGCTGGCGGGGGAACGTCGCGAACTCGAGCTGCTCGGTCTCGACGAGGCGCTCAGCCGGCTGGCCGAACTGGACCCGCGCGCGGCGCAGGTGGTGGAGCGTCGCGTGTTCGGCGGCATGACGATCGAGGAGATCGCGGCCGACCTGGGCGTGTCGCCGCGCACCATCGACGGCGACTGGGCCACGGCGCGGCTGTGGCTGGCGCGCGAGCTGGAGAACACCTGA
- a CDS encoding tetratricopeptide repeat protein — translation MDAARYQRVKAALVGALERHGAERAAWLDEVCGGDAALRAEVEDLLTRDRSAPGLIDRGLPDAAAAVQALAAEAAPPTPPPANIGPYRITGVLGEGGMGTVYRGEQDVPIRREVAVKVLRRGLDTGRILERFAWERRTLERMDHPHIARILDAGTAADGRPYVVLELIVGEPVTRWCESHALPTPARIDLMVAVCRAVQHAHDRGVLHRDLKPGNVMVREIDGRPVPCVIDFGIAKALDPTDGMLTMTGLPIGTPAYMSPEQRAGDTARIDVRSDVYALGVILYELLAGARPFADAAATGDVPPPPSRRLRSDTTGARAIRALRGDLDHICLMAIRHEPERRYASAGALADDLERYRQGRPVQASGDAWSYRLRKAARRHPVATAAAVAVTVFALSGAGFLVWHSDRLEHERARALAAEEQALRQERTARGTAEFLENLLTDIDPEQGAGAEVTARALLERGAEKLEKELSDQPLLRARLLRIIGQSRHSLAEHEPSLALVDRALVAAAQEPDTAAAMAEQAELHELRSTVLYDMGRYAESEAADYVALDLYRRLHGEGSREQVVVMADLAMAMQAQSRVDEAVDVLRESIRIGLLLGEPAAQDVAWSRNNLGYLLYQKGAWAEAVEVLNLALDAQRRLIPDDNIELAGSLNNLGGMYVELERFDQAERLLTEALDMYRRIYDGRHPAVARGMISLGGVALRQGDVERGAKLIEPGVALALELLAPDHPHATAAQLVLARLRRDQGRAAEAERLFRQVVATRERVLGPDHRRTRDSRGSLAEFLLHERRWAEARALLRDLLSAEEARLPADHPGLNELRTRLAEAELRLDGANEARALLQAALPRLEQALGPEHSATRRARELLAAAG, via the coding sequence ATGGATGCTGCGCGCTACCAGCGGGTGAAGGCGGCGCTGGTCGGGGCGCTCGAGCGCCACGGAGCCGAACGCGCGGCCTGGCTGGACGAAGTGTGCGGTGGCGATGCGGCGCTGCGCGCCGAGGTCGAGGACCTGCTCACGCGCGACCGCTCGGCGCCCGGACTCATCGATCGCGGCCTGCCTGATGCGGCCGCTGCCGTGCAGGCGCTTGCGGCCGAAGCGGCGCCGCCGACGCCGCCGCCCGCGAACATCGGCCCCTACCGCATCACCGGCGTGCTGGGCGAAGGCGGCATGGGCACCGTCTATCGCGGCGAGCAGGACGTGCCGATCAGGCGCGAGGTCGCGGTCAAGGTGCTGCGTCGCGGGCTGGATACCGGGCGCATCCTCGAGCGCTTCGCCTGGGAGCGACGCACGCTCGAGCGCATGGATCATCCGCACATCGCGCGCATTCTCGATGCCGGCACGGCCGCCGACGGCAGGCCGTACGTGGTGCTCGAGCTGATTGTCGGCGAGCCCGTCACGCGTTGGTGCGAGTCGCATGCGCTGCCCACACCGGCGCGCATCGACCTGATGGTCGCGGTTTGCCGCGCCGTGCAGCACGCGCACGATCGCGGCGTGCTCCATCGCGACCTGAAGCCGGGCAACGTGATGGTGCGCGAGATCGACGGGCGCCCGGTGCCGTGCGTGATCGACTTCGGCATCGCGAAGGCCCTGGACCCGACCGACGGCATGCTGACCATGACCGGCCTGCCGATCGGCACGCCGGCGTACATGAGCCCCGAACAGCGGGCGGGCGATACCGCGCGCATCGATGTGCGCAGCGATGTCTATGCGCTGGGCGTGATCCTCTACGAACTGCTCGCCGGCGCGCGACCGTTCGCCGACGCTGCAGCGACCGGCGATGTACCGCCGCCACCGAGCCGCCGCCTCCGTTCCGATACGACCGGAGCGCGCGCGATACGCGCCCTGCGCGGCGACCTCGACCATATCTGCCTGATGGCCATCCGGCACGAACCGGAGCGGCGCTACGCCTCGGCCGGCGCGCTGGCCGACGACCTCGAACGGTATCGCCAGGGCCGCCCCGTGCAGGCCAGCGGCGATGCGTGGAGCTATCGCCTGCGCAAGGCGGCGCGCCGGCACCCGGTGGCGACCGCGGCGGCGGTGGCGGTCACCGTGTTTGCGCTGAGCGGCGCGGGCTTCCTCGTCTGGCACAGCGACCGCCTGGAGCACGAGCGCGCGCGCGCGCTGGCGGCCGAGGAACAGGCGCTGCGGCAGGAGCGCACCGCGCGCGGCACGGCCGAGTTCCTGGAGAACCTGCTGACGGACATTGACCCCGAGCAGGGCGCAGGCGCCGAGGTCACTGCCCGCGCACTGCTGGAGCGCGGCGCCGAAAAGCTGGAGAAGGAATTGTCCGACCAGCCGCTGCTGCGAGCGCGGCTGCTGCGCATCATCGGCCAGTCGCGACACAGTCTGGCCGAGCACGAACCGTCGCTGGCGCTGGTCGACCGTGCGCTGGTCGCGGCGGCGCAGGAGCCGGACACCGCGGCCGCCATGGCCGAGCAGGCCGAACTGCACGAACTGCGCTCGACCGTGCTCTACGACATGGGCCGGTATGCGGAGTCGGAGGCGGCCGACTATGTGGCGCTCGACCTGTATCGGCGCCTGCACGGCGAGGGCAGCCGCGAGCAGGTCGTCGTCATGGCCGACCTGGCGATGGCGATGCAGGCGCAGTCGCGCGTGGACGAGGCGGTGGACGTGTTGCGCGAGTCCATACGCATCGGCCTGCTGCTGGGCGAGCCGGCCGCGCAGGATGTGGCCTGGTCGCGCAACAACCTGGGCTACCTGCTCTACCAGAAGGGTGCCTGGGCCGAGGCGGTCGAAGTGTTGAACCTGGCGCTGGACGCGCAGCGCCGCCTGATCCCGGACGACAACATCGAGCTGGCCGGCTCGCTGAACAACCTGGGCGGGATGTACGTCGAGCTGGAGCGGTTCGACCAGGCAGAGAGGCTGCTGACCGAAGCCCTGGACATGTACCGGCGCATCTACGACGGGCGGCACCCTGCCGTCGCGCGGGGGATGATCAGCCTGGGTGGCGTGGCGCTGCGGCAGGGCGATGTTGAACGCGGCGCGAAGTTGATCGAGCCGGGTGTGGCCCTGGCCCTGGAGCTGCTGGCGCCCGACCATCCGCACGCGACGGCCGCACAGCTGGTGCTGGCGCGACTGCGGCGCGACCAGGGGCGCGCCGCCGAGGCCGAGAGGCTGTTCCGCCAGGTCGTGGCGACGCGCGAGCGCGTCTTGGGTCCCGACCACCGGCGCACGCGCGATTCCCGCGGCAGCCTGGCCGAGTTCCTGCTGCACGAACGCCGGTGGGCCGAGGCGCGCGCGCTGCTGCGCGACCTGCTGTCGGCCGAGGAGGCGCGGCTGCCGGCCGACCACCCTGGCCTGAACGAGCTGCGCACGCGCCTGGCCGAAGCCGAACTGCGCCTGGACGGAGCCAATGAGGCGCGTGCGCTGCTGCAGGCGGCGCTGCCGAGGCTGGAGCAGGCGCTGGGACCGGAGCACTCGGCCACGCGGCGGGCGCGGGAGCTGCTGGCGGCGGCTGGGTAG